Proteins encoded within one genomic window of Aspergillus nidulans FGSC A4 chromosome VII:
- the nte1 gene encoding lysophospholipase (transcript_id=CADANIAT00009202), translating into MSSLLIVLGLVSTVSWFIRYRFLNMYSRLPPEPQRKEPQLDLFPDVQEGDSKPGLANYLDEFLSAIKVFGYLERPVFHELTRTMQTRKLIAGETLQLEEEKGFCLVVDGLVQIFVKSMRSGKHGLNGEVIEGSSDEDDQARDGKQGYQLLTEVKNGASMSSLFSILSLFTEDIRLRASEGSSSSMSSVQPSPARTTPAPFLDSPGEMLNGSPMVLPRDSEVDSSAINGEAEPLPPVPPLHLGESRASSYHPNGQSTASERVRGNRRKSVHPDIVARAMVDTTIAIIPASAFRRLTRLYPRATAHIVQVILTRLQRVTFATAHSYLGLTNEVLGIEKQMTKFTTYDLPNDIRGAALDRLKDKFLKEKDRLGSEEVTRGIALHNPYAGRRRRSMSFVRKEAALKAKMPLPKRPNSLINPERPFHGYDTAGVSPGDLLSTIQLSRFGPRHDQFATTPRLHSPLTEKERSPLRRSSLQRKDSVDEDALFRESILDCIMKGIGLTPSSHNALRKGSHSGELSPKLVSYDSRRQKAVFSNNAFGFIDAYEGSGDGDTESMMSMSVTSAGGTSPIVYLREDLLNDIEIVYFPKGAVLVEQGERHPGLYYVIDGFLDVGVQVNEKGDDLVGASRPGHAQPDEELFPTLKRTQTATSRGATAAAPINESKRKKPSRKSLYMIKPGGMQGYVGAMASYRSYTDVVAKTDVYVGFLPRASLERLAERYPIALLTLAKRLTGLLPRLLLHIDFALEWVQVNAGQVIYHQGDESDAIYITLNGRLRSVHEGKGGKMTVVGEHGQGESVGELEVMTESTRPATLHAIRDTELAKFPRSLFNSLAQEHTGITIQVSKLIAQRMRDLVENPMTEQGEPGNTGSVKTATSTLNLRTVGILPITTGVPVVEFGNRLLSALQQIGVTDGVTSLNQAAILNHLGRHAFSRMGKLKLSQYLADLEEKYGMVLYIADTNVNSPWTQTCISQADCILLVGLAESSPNVGEYERFLLGMKTTARKELVLLHADRYCPPGLTRKWLKNRVWINGGHHHIQMAFRLTAEPSHPQTKRLGTVLKQRVQILQAEIQKYTSRRIRQTPIYSAQTPFKGDFHRLARRLCGRAVGLVLGGGGARGIAHVGVIKALEEAGIPVDIVGGTSIGAFIGGLYARDADVVPMYGRAKKFAGRMGSIWRFALDLTYPSVSYTTGHEFNRGIFKTFGDSQIEDFWLEFYCNTTNISRSRAEYHSSGYVWRYVRASMSLAGLLPPICDEGSMLLDGGYIDNLTVAHMKTLGADVIFAIDVGSIDDNTPQGYGDSLSGMWSVINRWNPFSSIPNPPTLSEIQARLAYVSSIDNLERAKNIPGCLYMRPPIDRYGTLEFGNFDEIYQVGYAYGKEYLQKLKSQGSLPLPEENEEKKKLQRTLAPRRASI; encoded by the coding sequence ATGTCTAGTCTGTTGATCGTGCTGGGCCTCGTCTCGACCGTCAGCTGGTTCATCCGCTATCGGTTTCTGAACATGTACAGCCGGCTACCCCCGGAGCCGCAGCGCAAGGAACCGCAGCTTGACCTGTTTCCCGATGTGCAGGAGGGTGATTCCAAGCCGGGGTTGGCCAATTACTTGGATGAATTTCTCAGCGCGATCAAAGTTTTTGGATACCTTGAGAGACCTGTCTTTCACGAGTTGACACGCACTATGCAAACTAGGAAGTTGATAGCTGGAGAAACTCTCCAActcgaggaagagaaagggttCTGCCTGGTTGTGGATGGGTTAGTCCAGATTTTTGTCAAGTCTATGCGAAGCGGGAAGCACGGACTGAATGGCGAGGTCATTGAGGGATCCTCTGACGAAGATGATCAGGCTCGTGATGGAAAACAAGGTTATCAGCTGCTCACGGAAGTGAAGAACGGCGCTTCCATGTCATCCTTGTTTTCAATCCTATCCCTGTTTACGGAGGATATTCGATTACGGGCAAGTGAGGGCTCTAGCTCAAGCATGTCCAGCGTTCAGCCAAGTCCCGCTCGGACAACCCCCGCACCTTTTTTGGATAGTCCAGGTGAAATGTTGAATGGATCGCCCATGGTACTACCCAGAGATTCTGAAGTTGATAGTTCCGCCATTAATGGTGAGGCTGAGCCCCTGCCGCCGGTGCCACCTCTGCATCTAGGGGAGAGCCGTGCCTCTTCATACCACCCCAACGGCCAGTCGACAGCTTCAGAACGGGTGCGTGGAAACCGCAGAAAATCAGTTCATCCGGACATTGTTGCGCGGGCAATGGTGGACACAACCATCGCGATCATACCAGCAAGTGCCTTTCGACGCTTGACGCGGCTCTACCCCAGAGCTACCGCCCATATAGTCCAGGTGATCCTTACACGCCTTCAAAGAGTGACATTTGCAACGGCTCACTCCTACCTCGGTCTCACCAATGAGGTCCTCGGCATTGAGAAACAGATGACAAAGTTTACAACTTATGACTTGCCGAATGATATCCGTGGAGCAGCTTTAGACCGATTGAAAGACAAATTtctgaaagagaaagaccGTTTAGGCTCTGAGGAAGTGACCAGGGGAATTGCACTACATAACCCCTACGCCGGCCGAAGACGCCGGTCGATGAGTTTTGTGAGAAAAGAGGCTGCTCTCAAAGCAAAGATGCCACTACCAAAGCGACCAAACTCACTTATAAACCCAGAAAGGCCTTTTCATGGTTACGACACGGCTGGAGTTAGCCCAGGTGACTTGCTTTCCACCATTCAACTTTCTCGTTTCGGGCCTAGACATGATCAGTTCGCTACTACCCCTAGACTTCATTCTCCGCTGACTGAGAAAGAACGCTCCCCTCTGCGTCGCTCTTCCCTTCAACGGAAAGACTCAGTCGACGAAGATGCTTTATTCCGTGAATCAATATTAGATTGTATCATGAAAGGCATAGGGTTAACCCCCAGCTCACATAATGCGCTCCGCAAAGGGAGTCACTCCGGCGAACTATCCCCAAAGCTGGTCTCATATGATTCCCGTCGCCAGAAAGCCGTCTTCAGCAACAATGCATTTGGATTCATTGATGCCTACGAAGGGTCTGGCGACGGTGATACCGAGTCAATGATGTCAATGTCTGTCACGAGCGCTGGTGGCACATCACCAATTGTCTATCTCCGGGAAGACCTACTTAATGATATAGAGATCGTTTACTTTCCAAAAGGAGCGGTTCTGGTAGAACAGGGTGAACGCCACCCGGGGCTCTATTACGTTATAGACGGCTTTCTGGACGTTGGAGTTCAGGTTAACGAAAAGGGAGACGATCTTGTTGGGGCATCCAGGCCTGGTCATGCCCAGCCTGATGAAGAATTATTTCCGACGCTGAAAAGAACCCAAACGGCTACATCACGCGGCGCCACTGCTGCAGCGCCCATCAACGAATCTAAGCGCAAGAAACCTTCTCGGAAGTCTCTTTACATGATCAAGCCTGGTGGAATGCAAGGCTATGTGGGTGCCATGGCATCCTACCGTTCTTATACCGATGTTGTTGCAAAGACGGATGTTTACGTTGGGTTCCTTCCGCGGGCCTCTCTAGAGAGATTAGCTGAGCGGTACCCAATTGCCCTGTTAACGTTGGCAAAGAGACTTACAGGCCTTCTTCcgcgcctcctcctccacatcgaTTTCGCTCTGGAGTGGGTCCAGGTAAATGCTGGCCAAGTTATTTACCACCAGGGTGACGAAAGTGATGCTATTTATATTACTCTAAACGGCCGCCTTCGATCAGTTCACGAGGGCAAGGGGGGTAAAATGACCGTGGTTGGCGAGCATGGACAAGGAGAGAGCGTGGGCGAGTTGGAAGTGATGACAGAATCGACACGGCCGGCTACGTTGCACGCAATACGAGATACCGAGCTGGCAAAATTTCCTCGATCGCTCTTCAACAGTCTTGCGCAAGAACACACTGGGATAACAATTCAGGTCTCCAAGCTCATTGCCCAACGAATGCGAGATTTGGTTGAAAACCCCATGACTGAACAAGGCGAACCTGGCAATACCGGTAGTGTCAAAACCGCAACGTCAACCCTCAATCTCCGCACTGTCGGTATCCTTCCCATAACGACCGGCGTCCCAGTTGTCGAGTTTGGCAATCGGCTGCTGAGTGCTCTTCAGCAAATTGGCGTTACCGATGGTGTAACTTCGCTGAATCAAGCAGCTATCTTGAACCACCTGGGCCGACACGCTTTTAGCAGAATGGGGAAGCTAAAGCTGTCGCAGTATTTGGCCGATTTGGAGGAAAAGTATGGGATGGTTCTATATATCGCTGATACCAACGTGAACTCCCCGTGGACGCAGACGTGCATTAGTCAGGCCGACTGTATCCTTCTGGTGGGTCTCGCAGAGTCTTCTCCGAATGTGGGGGAGTATGAGAGGTTCCTTCTTGGGATGAAGACTACTGCACGGAAAGAACTTGTGTTGCTACATGCAGACAGATACTGCCCTCCTGGTCTTACTCGCAAATGGCTCAAGAATCGTGTCTGGATAAATGGAGGCCACCACCATATTCAGATGGCTTTCAGACTAACTGCAGAGCCATCGCATCCTCAAACAAAGCGACTTGGTACGGTGTTGAAACAGAGGGTTCAAATTCTGCAGGCGGAGATTCAAAAATATACGTCACGGCGGATCCGACAAACGCCCATCTACTCAGCCCAGACACCGTTCAAAGGTGATTTTCACCGCTTAGCCCGTCGCCTCTGTGGCAGGGCGGTCGGGCTTGTTCTTGGAGGGGGTGGTGCGAGAGGCATTGCTCATGTGGGTGTCATCAAGGCTTTAGAAGAGGCTGGCATTCCAGTTGACATTGTTGGGGGGACATCTATTGGTGCCTTTATAGGCGGTCTCTATGCCAGAGATGCAGATGTTGTCCCAATGTACGGTCGCGCAAAGAAGTTTGCCGGGCGTATGGGGAGTATATGGCGGTTTGCCTTGGACCTTACCTACCCGTCCGTGTCGTACACAACAGGCCATGAATTCAATCGCGGAATTTTCAAAACCTTTGGCGATAGCCAAATTGAGGATTTCTGGTTGGAGTTCTATTGTAATACTACCAATATTAGCCGCTCCAGGGCTGAGTATCACTCCTCCGGCTATGTCTGGCGTTATGTGCGCGCATCAATGTCACTGGCAGGTCTACTCCCGCCCATTTGCGACGAAGGGAGCATGCTTCTCGACGGCGGCTACATTGATAACCTCACGGTAGCCCATATGAAGACGCTCGGCGCAGACGTCATTTTCGCAATCGACGTGGGCTCCATCGACGACAATACCCCTCAGGGCTACGGTGATTCCTTGTCAGGCATGTGGTCAGTCATCAATCGCTGGAACccgttctcttccatcccaaatccaccaacTTTATCCGAGATTCAAGCACGACTGGCCTATGTCTCGTCCATCGACAATCTTGAACGGGCCAAGAATATCCCCGGCTGTCTCTACATGCGTCCGCCAATCGACCGCTACGGGACCCTTGAATTCGGCAATTTTGATGAAATTTACCAGGTTGGATATGCCTATGGTAAGGAGTACTTGCAAAAGTTGAAGAGCCAAGGGTCTCTACCTCTTCCCGAGGAaaatgaagagaagaagaagcttcaGCGTACCCTGGCTCCTCGGCGTGCCAGTATCTAG